A genomic window from Candidatus Bathyarchaeota archaeon includes:
- a CDS encoding 4Fe-4S binding protein → MNIKIDYVKCKECDIYTCVDCCAMAVFNIEDNKPVIVDIDSCTLCGICEDLCQKKAITLDRS, encoded by the coding sequence ATGAACATAAAAATTGATTACGTCAAATGCAAAGAATGTGACATTTACACTTGTGTTGACTGTTGTGCGATGGCAGTTTTCAACATAGAAGACAACAAACCAGTCATAGTTGACATAGACTCCTGCACACTTTGTGGAATCTGCGAAGACCTATGCCAAAAAAAGGCAATAACACTAGACAGAAGCTAA
- a CDS encoding adenosylcobinamide amidohydrolase, whose protein sequence is MKLETNIDSFEAEIQENKLILKSKFPLKILSSAVLNGGTQKANCIINVQVSEDTGSDVDDKVHRDARDFLLDEITKAGIPQDNVVAIMTAARMTNVEVVSEKFQDLTLTTFVTAGAYFAATPGDEIASKQVAFPPKKWGTINTIIVVDGNLTESCMVNAIVSATEAKAAALRELDVRSRFSGEVATGTVTDSVVIACTKHGNTIKYAGSGTIIGELIGKSVKVALKSAIFKQENMYSNRSLTRRLEERGVTVENLTILFSQIRPILRNNLEKREQFIKEFKQVLADQNIAALVIAALRLDEDVKTNLIPEGKNNEETDDFVLHKILQKAVTDYLSKQEAEFKFVRPDYLSSTFSDEMGWFTRSVLSAVMHCVYLNTLEKQKD, encoded by the coding sequence ATGAAACTCGAAACCAACATTGACTCTTTTGAAGCTGAAATACAAGAAAACAAACTGATTTTGAAATCAAAATTTCCTTTGAAAATATTGAGTTCAGCGGTTTTGAATGGGGGTACACAAAAGGCAAACTGCATAATTAATGTGCAGGTATCAGAAGACACGGGTAGTGATGTTGATGACAAGGTTCACAGGGATGCCCGAGACTTTTTGTTAGATGAAATAACTAAAGCAGGCATTCCTCAAGATAATGTAGTAGCGATAATGACTGCTGCGCGAATGACAAATGTTGAAGTAGTTTCAGAAAAGTTTCAGGACCTCACGTTAACAACCTTTGTTACTGCAGGGGCATATTTTGCGGCCACACCAGGAGATGAAATAGCTTCAAAGCAGGTTGCGTTTCCTCCAAAGAAATGGGGCACCATAAACACGATTATTGTAGTCGATGGTAATCTTACGGAGAGCTGCATGGTTAACGCAATTGTTTCAGCAACTGAAGCAAAAGCAGCTGCACTAAGAGAGCTTGACGTTAGAAGCCGTTTTTCCGGGGAAGTAGCCACCGGAACAGTAACAGACAGCGTAGTAATTGCATGCACAAAACATGGGAACACCATAAAGTATGCAGGCAGCGGCACAATAATAGGAGAGTTGATTGGTAAATCAGTCAAGGTTGCCCTGAAATCAGCTATTTTCAAGCAAGAAAACATGTACTCCAACCGGTCTCTAACAAGAAGGTTAGAAGAAAGGGGAGTAACCGTTGAAAACTTGACAATTTTATTCTCACAGATTCGTCCAATTCTTCGAAACAATCTAGAAAAACGTGAACAGTTCATTAAAGAATTCAAACAAGTGTTAGCTGACCAAAACATCGCAGCTTTAGTCATTGCTGCATTGCGGTTGGATGAAGATGTGAAAACTAACTTGATTCCTGAAGGCAAAAATAACGAAGAAACGGATGATTTTGTTCTTCATAAGATTCTGCAAAAGGCAGTAACAGATTACTTGTCAAAACAAGAAGCAGAGTTCAAATTTGTTAGACCAGATTATTTGAGTTCAACCTTTTCTGATGAAATGGGCTGGTTTACCAGAAGTGTTCTTTCTGCAGTTATGCATTGTGTTTATTTGAATACTTTAGAAAAACAAAAAGACTGA
- a CDS encoding DUF1616 domain-containing protein codes for MTLLESVILDVLETDQPENVEQLVRIVQNQVDASLDEIKAEIKRLHKKGMVSLEEPKTPKQNFVQFLFAKDNYWFWIIMVTSILTFASIVLIPENQGLVSYIRYVFAFVLVAFLPGYCLTKTLFPKKTTLDPIEIIVFSIGLSFALTTLMGLFLSFSSIGLTLATTLPTLTVIVVVLAMLALLRTYKKQ; via the coding sequence ATGACGCTACTGGAATCAGTAATCTTAGACGTTTTGGAAACCGATCAACCAGAAAACGTGGAACAGTTAGTTCGTATTGTTCAAAATCAAGTCGACGCGAGTCTAGATGAAATTAAAGCCGAAATCAAAAGACTCCACAAAAAAGGAATGGTTTCCCTCGAAGAGCCAAAAACGCCCAAACAAAACTTTGTACAATTTCTTTTTGCAAAAGATAATTACTGGTTCTGGATTATCATGGTTACCTCCATATTGACGTTTGCTTCTATTGTTTTGATTCCTGAAAACCAAGGTTTAGTATCTTACATACGATACGTGTTTGCTTTTGTTCTGGTAGCTTTCTTGCCTGGATACTGTTTAACAAAAACTTTGTTCCCCAAAAAAACAACCTTGGACCCAATCGAAATAATCGTTTTTTCTATCGGACTAAGCTTTGCCCTTACAACCTTAATGGGGCTCTTTTTGAGTTTTAGCTCAATTGGGTTAACTCTAGCAACAACCCTTCCTACTTTAACGGTTATTGTGGTTGTTTTGGCTATGTTGGCTTTACTAAGAACTTACAAAAAACAGTAA
- the mtrH gene encoding tetrahydromethanopterin S-methyltransferase subunit H, translating into MSKKMYRFERPQKIVEAGGIKLGGQPGECPTVLTASIFYIGQKIVTDKKLGTFDKAKAEALINRLDVLSDMTTNPFIVDVVGTSVESFQRYIEFVAKVTDAPIQIDAISPKLRMEAIKWAAQVGLSPRLINNSIYKGVKDKELENLKECGVKASIVLCDNPTDDTVEGKLSALEAALPLAEQAGIEGMLIDTSMSAWGIGVGAGLQAIKVIKEKYGDIGAVGTGIGNVSDTLGWVKGNFSKEVKKATDAAQNAILPMIGADWIMFGPIEFAEYVFPAVAVIDTYILTATADLGTRPHEEGKHPLFKLVG; encoded by the coding sequence GTGAGCAAGAAAATGTACAGATTCGAAAGACCACAAAAAATTGTTGAAGCCGGCGGTATCAAACTCGGCGGACAGCCCGGAGAATGTCCAACTGTTCTAACTGCTTCAATATTTTACATCGGACAAAAAATAGTAACAGACAAAAAGCTAGGAACTTTCGACAAAGCAAAAGCTGAAGCACTCATCAACAGGCTTGATGTGCTCTCTGATATGACAACCAACCCATTCATTGTGGACGTTGTCGGAACTTCAGTTGAATCTTTCCAAAGATACATTGAATTTGTTGCAAAAGTAACTGATGCTCCAATCCAAATTGACGCAATCAGCCCAAAACTCCGAATGGAAGCAATCAAATGGGCAGCACAAGTTGGATTATCTCCACGACTCATTAACAACTCTATCTACAAAGGCGTTAAAGACAAAGAACTCGAAAACCTAAAAGAATGTGGCGTAAAAGCTTCAATTGTCTTGTGTGACAACCCAACAGATGATACTGTTGAAGGAAAGCTATCTGCACTGGAAGCGGCATTGCCTCTGGCTGAACAAGCTGGAATCGAAGGAATGCTCATTGACACATCCATGTCCGCATGGGGCATTGGTGTAGGTGCAGGTCTTCAAGCAATTAAAGTCATCAAAGAAAAATATGGTGACATCGGAGCCGTAGGAACTGGAATCGGAAACGTTTCCGACACACTCGGATGGGTTAAAGGGAATTTCTCAAAAGAAGTTAAGAAAGCAACTGACGCAGCACAAAACGCAATTCTGCCAATGATTGGTGCAGACTGGATTATGTTTGGTCCAATCGAATTCGCAGAATATGTATTTCCTGCTGTAGCTGTAATTGATACCTACATTCTAACTGCAACCGCAGACCTAGGAACACGGCCCCACGAAGAAGGCAAACACCCGCTATTCAAACTAGTCGGTTAA